A part of Winslowiella toletana genomic DNA contains:
- a CDS encoding PTS lactose/cellobiose transporter subunit IIA: MDFEQIMMELLINAGEARSHAMSAIQFARKREWQNADDALAASVAAAKAAHQIQTWLIGADEGVGKVPVTLILVHAQDHLMNAMLCRDLAEEIVLLRKEIFAEV; encoded by the coding sequence ATGGATTTTGAACAGATTATGATGGAATTGCTGATTAACGCCGGCGAAGCGCGATCCCATGCGATGAGCGCCATCCAGTTTGCCCGCAAACGCGAGTGGCAGAACGCGGACGATGCGCTGGCGGCATCAGTGGCAGCAGCTAAAGCCGCCCATCAGATTCAGACCTGGTTGATTGGCGCTGATGAAGGGGTGGGGAAAGTACCGGTGACGCTGATCCTGGTGCATGCACAGGATCATTTGATGAATGCGATGCTGTGCCGCGATCTGGCCGAAGAGATTGTATTGCTAAGGAAGGAGATATTTGCTGAGGTTTAA
- the lysA gene encoding diaminopimelate decarboxylase: MPRPLDNNQTALNHNNLLTLARQYDCPVWAYDADIIQARIAQLQQFDVIRFAQKACSNIHILRLMRQAGVKVDSVSLGEIERALVAGFQPGDDEIVFTADVFDTPTLARVAEKKITVNVGSVDMLNQLGAVSPGHRVWLRVNPGFGHGHSQKTNTGGENSKHGIWYTDLTLALTAIQQHGLQLVGIHMHIGSGVDYGHLEQVCDAMVDQVVSFGQDLEAISAGGGLSIPYHYGEEAIDTGHYYGLWNGARARIAAHLGHAVKLEIEPGRFLVAESGVLVSQVRAVKAMGSRHFVLVDAGFNDLMRPAMYGSYHHISAIAGDNRQIDEQQTIDSVVAGPLCESGDVFTQQEGGKVETRALPAVQVGDYLVFHDTGAYGASMSSNYNTRPLLPEVLFEKGQPREIRRRQTFAELLALEI, translated from the coding sequence ATGCCACGCCCGCTCGATAACAATCAAACCGCACTGAACCATAACAATCTGCTTACTCTGGCGCGTCAGTACGACTGCCCGGTCTGGGCGTATGACGCCGATATCATTCAGGCGCGTATCGCTCAGCTGCAGCAGTTCGATGTGATTCGCTTTGCGCAGAAGGCCTGCTCGAATATTCATATTTTGCGTCTGATGCGTCAGGCCGGGGTAAAGGTGGACTCGGTATCGCTGGGTGAAATTGAGCGGGCGCTGGTTGCCGGGTTCCAGCCGGGCGACGATGAAATTGTGTTTACTGCCGATGTATTTGATACGCCAACCCTTGCGCGCGTGGCGGAGAAAAAAATAACCGTCAATGTCGGCTCTGTCGATATGCTTAATCAGCTGGGCGCGGTGTCACCCGGCCATCGTGTCTGGCTGCGGGTTAATCCGGGCTTTGGTCATGGCCATAGCCAGAAAACCAACACCGGCGGCGAAAACAGCAAGCATGGCATCTGGTATACCGATTTAACCCTCGCGCTGACGGCGATCCAGCAGCATGGTCTGCAACTGGTCGGCATTCATATGCATATCGGTTCAGGTGTTGATTATGGTCATCTGGAGCAGGTATGTGATGCGATGGTCGACCAGGTGGTCAGCTTCGGCCAGGATCTGGAGGCGATTTCTGCCGGTGGCGGTCTGTCGATTCCTTATCACTATGGCGAAGAAGCGATCGATACCGGGCACTATTATGGTCTGTGGAATGGCGCGCGCGCGCGTATTGCCGCCCACCTTGGTCATGCCGTGAAGCTGGAAATTGAACCAGGACGCTTCCTGGTGGCGGAGTCCGGCGTGCTGGTCTCGCAGGTACGTGCGGTTAAAGCGATGGGCAGCCGTCACTTTGTGCTGGTGGATGCTGGTTTTAACGATCTGATGCGCCCGGCAATGTACGGCAGTTACCATCATATTTCGGCCATCGCTGGCGATAATCGTCAGATCGATGAGCAGCAGACTATCGACAGCGTGGTGGCCGGGCCATTGTGCGAATCCGGTGATGTCTTCACCCAGCAGGAAGGCGGCAAGGTGGAAACCCGCGCGCTGCCAGCGGTGCAGGTTGGCGATTACCTGGTGTTCCATGATACCGGCGCGTATGGCGCGTCGATGTCTTCCAACTACAACACTCGCCCGCTATTGCCGGAAGTGCTGTTTGAAAAAGGCCAGCCGCGCGAAATCCGCCGTCGGCAGACCTTTGCCGAGCTGCTGGCGTTAGAGATCTGA
- a CDS encoding LysR family transcriptional regulator: MANINLRHIEIFHAVMTSGNLTEAAAMLHTSQPTVSRELARFEKLIGLQLFERVRGRLQPTVQGLRLFEEVQRSWYGLDRIIDAAEGLRQFRQGELSIACLPVFSQSLLPLLCQPFLQRYPDLSLNIIPQESPLLEEWLSAQRYDLGLTETTLTPAGTDRIELLTRNEVCVLPRGHRLADRAELQPQDFADENYISLSRSDSYRQLLDKLFAAEGVQRRMVMETHSAASVCAMVKAGVGVSIVNPLTALDYADNGVVIRRFSVDVPFTVSLIRPRHRPASALVDAFSQHLQQHISLFSQRLDALLA; the protein is encoded by the coding sequence ATGGCCAATATTAACCTGCGTCATATCGAGATTTTTCATGCGGTGATGACCAGCGGCAATCTGACTGAAGCGGCCGCGATGCTGCATACCTCGCAGCCGACCGTCAGTCGCGAGCTGGCACGCTTTGAAAAGCTGATTGGTTTACAGCTGTTTGAACGGGTGCGTGGCCGTTTGCAACCAACGGTGCAGGGGTTACGCCTGTTTGAAGAGGTGCAGCGCTCATGGTACGGACTGGATCGCATTATCGATGCGGCGGAAGGGCTGCGCCAGTTTCGTCAGGGCGAACTCTCCATCGCCTGCCTGCCGGTGTTCTCCCAGTCTCTGCTGCCGCTGTTGTGCCAGCCATTTTTGCAGCGCTATCCCGATCTGAGCCTGAATATTATTCCGCAGGAGTCGCCGCTGCTGGAAGAGTGGCTGTCGGCACAACGTTACGATCTGGGACTGACCGAAACGACCCTCACCCCGGCAGGAACCGATCGTATTGAACTGCTGACGCGTAACGAAGTCTGTGTGCTACCGCGCGGTCACCGGCTGGCGGATCGCGCCGAACTTCAGCCGCAGGATTTTGCCGACGAGAACTATATCAGCCTGTCACGCAGCGACAGCTACCGTCAGCTGCTGGATAAACTGTTTGCCGCCGAGGGTGTGCAGCGGCGGATGGTGATGGAGACCCACAGCGCCGCTTCGGTCTGTGCGATGGTCAAAGCGGGCGTGGGTGTCTCGATAGTGAATCCGCTGACAGCGCTGGATTACGCTGACAACGGTGTGGTGATTCGACGCTTTAGTGTCGATGTACCCTTCACCGTCAGCTTAATCCGGCCACGCCATCGTCCGGCATCGGCGCTGGTCGATGCCTTTAGCCAGCATCTGCAACAGCATATCAGCCTGTTCAGCCAGCGCCTTGACGCCTTACTGGCTTAA
- a CDS encoding MFS transporter: MPVSLLALALSAFAIGTTEFVIMGLLPEVAKDLQVSIPSAGWLISGYALGVAIGAPIMALLTARLPRKRTLVLLMSIFIIGNILCALAYNYNLLMLARVVTALCHGAFFGIGAVVAASLVAPGKQASAVALMFTGLTLANVLGVPLGTWFGQLFGWRATFWAVSVIGVLAFIALIISLPVNKQEKPVHLASEIGALANGKLWLSLTMTMFFAAAMFALFSYIAPLLLQVTGISDRGVSWTLFLIGGGLTVGNILGGKLADWRVSFSLILSFSLIAIFSLLFSWTSHALWLAEITLFLWAMATFATVPGLQINVVRHGKDAPNLVSTLNISAFNVGNALGAWVGGAVIGGGYGLTAVPVAAAVLAVIGLIVCLITFRGAGGQTQTVSA, encoded by the coding sequence ATGCCCGTTTCATTACTGGCGCTGGCGTTAAGTGCGTTTGCTATCGGCACCACTGAGTTTGTGATTATGGGATTGCTGCCCGAAGTCGCGAAGGATCTGCAGGTATCGATTCCATCCGCTGGCTGGTTGATCAGCGGCTATGCGCTGGGCGTGGCGATCGGCGCGCCAATTATGGCGCTGCTGACGGCCAGACTGCCGCGTAAGCGTACGCTGGTGCTGCTGATGTCGATCTTTATTATCGGCAATATTCTTTGTGCGCTGGCCTACAACTACAACCTGCTGATGCTGGCGCGGGTGGTGACCGCCCTGTGTCACGGCGCTTTCTTCGGTATTGGCGCGGTTGTGGCCGCCAGTCTGGTGGCGCCGGGGAAACAGGCATCGGCAGTGGCGCTGATGTTTACCGGCTTAACGCTGGCGAATGTGCTGGGCGTACCGCTCGGCACCTGGTTTGGTCAGCTGTTTGGCTGGCGCGCCACTTTCTGGGCGGTTTCGGTGATTGGCGTGCTGGCGTTTATCGCGCTGATTATCAGCCTGCCGGTAAATAAACAGGAAAAACCGGTCCATCTGGCGAGTGAAATTGGTGCGCTGGCAAACGGTAAGTTGTGGTTGTCGCTGACAATGACGATGTTTTTCGCCGCCGCCATGTTCGCCCTGTTTAGCTATATTGCTCCGCTGCTGCTGCAGGTGACCGGCATAAGCGATCGTGGTGTCAGCTGGACGCTGTTCCTGATTGGTGGTGGCCTGACGGTCGGTAATATTCTCGGCGGCAAACTGGCGGACTGGCGCGTATCCTTCAGCCTGATTTTAAGTTTCTCGCTGATCGCCATCTTCTCACTGCTGTTTAGCTGGACCAGCCATGCGCTGTGGCTGGCGGAAATCACCCTGTTCTTGTGGGCGATGGCTACCTTTGCCACCGTTCCGGGTCTGCAAATTAACGTGGTGCGCCACGGTAAAGATGCACCGAATCTGGTATCGACCCTGAATATTTCGGCATTTAACGTTGGCAACGCGCTTGGCGCATGGGTAGGCGGCGCAGTCATTGGCGGCGGCTATGGTCTGACGGCGGTGCCGGTCGCGGCGGCAGTACTGGCGGTGATCGGGCTGATTGTCTGCCTGATTACCTTCCGTGGTGCAGGCGGTCAGACGCAGACGGTCAGCGCTTAA
- a CDS encoding amino acid racemase, with protein MKTLGLIGGMSWESTVPYYRMINQGVKHQLGGLHSAKLVLYSVDFHDIERCQASGEWQQAGQMLADAALTLKAAGAEGIVLCTNTMHKVADAIVEQSGLPFLHIADSTAQAIQQRGLSRVALLGTRYTMEQDFYRGRLAQQAGIETLVPDAAAREKVNQIIFDELCLGQFSAQSREYYQQVITELQAQGAEGVIFGCTEIGLLLSAAQSPLPVFDTAALHAEAAVTFMLAD; from the coding sequence ATGAAGACGCTGGGACTGATTGGTGGCATGAGCTGGGAATCGACCGTGCCTTACTACCGGATGATTAATCAGGGAGTTAAACACCAGCTGGGTGGGCTGCATTCGGCAAAACTGGTGCTGTATAGCGTGGATTTCCATGATATTGAGCGCTGTCAGGCCAGTGGTGAATGGCAGCAGGCCGGACAGATGCTGGCGGATGCCGCGCTGACGCTCAAGGCCGCCGGAGCGGAAGGGATTGTCCTCTGTACAAACACCATGCATAAAGTGGCCGATGCCATCGTGGAGCAGAGTGGCTTACCGTTTTTGCATATTGCCGATAGCACCGCGCAGGCCATTCAACAGCGTGGTCTCTCGCGAGTGGCGCTACTGGGCACGCGCTATACCATGGAGCAGGATTTTTATCGTGGCCGGCTGGCGCAGCAGGCAGGCATTGAGACGCTGGTGCCGGATGCCGCCGCCAGAGAAAAGGTTAACCAGATTATCTTTGATGAACTCTGTCTTGGTCAGTTTAGCGCGCAGTCACGTGAGTACTATCAGCAGGTGATTACTGAGCTACAGGCACAGGGCGCGGAAGGGGTGATTTTTGGTTGTACCGAAATCGGCTTGTTGCTGAGCGCCGCACAGAGTCCGTTACCGGTTTTTGATACCGCTGCGCTCCACGCCGAGGCTGCGGTGACATTTATGCTGGCTGACTGA
- a CDS encoding cupin domain-containing protein produces the protein MTHKNRPDFIRNWRELEGEDNEHYPDSDELMSIGTVLSYRLGLTRIGIHHERLLPGRRMSYPHAESAEEEFVYVLEGHPHAWINGEMFALQPGDAVAFPAGTGICHTFINNSDREARLIVIGEANKAENRIFYPKNQVYEATREDRWIDAPEQQFGAHNGLPDALNPPVKKDN, from the coding sequence ATGACTCACAAAAACCGTCCTGACTTTATCCGTAACTGGCGTGAACTGGAGGGAGAAGATAATGAACATTATCCCGACAGTGATGAATTAATGTCGATTGGCACCGTACTCAGTTACCGGCTGGGACTGACGCGGATTGGCATTCACCATGAGCGTCTGTTACCCGGGCGGCGGATGTCATATCCACACGCGGAGAGTGCGGAAGAAGAGTTTGTCTATGTGCTGGAAGGACATCCGCACGCATGGATTAATGGCGAGATGTTTGCGCTGCAACCGGGGGACGCCGTGGCGTTTCCCGCCGGTACCGGCATCTGCCACACCTTTATCAATAACAGCGATCGCGAAGCACGCCTGATAGTAATTGGTGAGGCGAATAAAGCGGAAAACCGCATCTTCTACCCGAAAAATCAGGTGTATGAAGCGACGCGCGAAGATCGCTGGATCGATGCGCCAGAGCAGCAGTTTGGCGCGCATAATGGCCTGCCGGATGCATTAAATCCGCCAGTGAAAAAGGATAACTGA
- the lysS gene encoding lysine--tRNA ligase produces MSEQQPQGAADAAVELNNELKARREKLSALRDNGVAFPNDFRRDRTSDQLHADFDAKESEELVDLNIEVSVAGRMMTRRIMGKASFVTLQDVGGRIQLYVSRDDLPEGHYNEQFKKWDLGDILGARGKLFKTKTGELSIHCSELRLLTKALRPLPDKFHGLADQETRYRQRYLDLIANDESRNTFKVRSQIMAGIRQFMVGRDFMEVETPMMQVIPGGASARPFITHHNALDIDMYLRIAPELYLKRLVVGGFDRVFEINRNFRNEGISPRHNPEFTMMELYMAYADYRDLIELTESLFRTLAQDVLGTTVVPYGEQEFDFGKPFEKLTMKEAILRYRPETDLADLDDLAKASAIATSLGIKIEKSWGLGRIVTEIFEETAESHLIQPTFITEYPAEVSPLARRNDDNPEITDRFEFFIGGREIGNGFSELNDAEDQAERFAQQVNAKDAGDDEAMFYDEDYVTALEHGLPPTAGLGIGIDRMVMLFTNSHTIRDVILFPALRPTSK; encoded by the coding sequence ATGTCTGAACAACAACCGCAGGGTGCTGCTGATGCCGCAGTTGAGCTTAATAACGAACTGAAAGCGCGTCGCGAAAAGCTTAGCGCGCTGCGTGACAATGGCGTGGCGTTTCCGAACGATTTCCGCCGCGACCGCACTTCTGACCAGTTGCATGCCGACTTTGACGCTAAAGAGAGCGAAGAACTGGTCGATCTGAACATCGAAGTCAGCGTTGCTGGCCGTATGATGACGCGCCGCATTATGGGTAAAGCGTCATTTGTTACCCTGCAGGATGTGGGTGGCCGTATTCAGTTGTATGTGTCGCGCGACGATCTGCCAGAAGGTCACTACAACGAGCAGTTCAAGAAGTGGGACTTAGGCGATATTCTCGGCGCACGCGGTAAGCTGTTCAAGACCAAAACCGGCGAGCTGTCGATTCACTGTAGCGAACTGCGTTTGCTGACCAAGGCGCTGCGTCCGTTGCCGGACAAATTCCACGGTCTGGCCGATCAGGAAACCCGTTATCGCCAGCGTTACCTTGATTTGATTGCCAATGACGAATCACGCAACACCTTTAAAGTGCGTTCACAGATCATGGCTGGTATTCGCCAGTTTATGGTTGGCCGCGACTTTATGGAAGTTGAAACGCCAATGATGCAGGTGATCCCGGGCGGCGCTTCTGCGCGTCCATTTATCACCCACCATAATGCGCTGGATATTGATATGTATCTGCGTATTGCCCCGGAGCTGTACCTGAAGCGTCTGGTGGTGGGGGGCTTCGACCGGGTGTTTGAGATCAACCGTAACTTCCGTAACGAAGGTATTTCGCCACGCCATAACCCTGAGTTCACCATGATGGAACTCTATATGGCGTATGCGGATTATCGCGATCTGATCGAACTGACCGAGAGCCTGTTCCGCACCCTGGCGCAGGATGTGCTGGGCACCACCGTTGTGCCTTACGGTGAGCAGGAATTTGATTTCGGTAAGCCATTCGAAAAACTGACGATGAAAGAAGCGATTCTGCGCTATCGTCCGGAAACCGATCTGGCAGACCTCGACGATCTGGCAAAAGCTTCGGCTATCGCTACCTCGCTCGGCATCAAAATTGAGAAGAGCTGGGGTCTGGGCCGCATCGTAACGGAGATCTTCGAAGAGACCGCAGAAAGCCATCTGATTCAGCCGACCTTTATCACCGAATATCCGGCCGAAGTCTCACCGCTGGCGCGTCGTAATGATGACAACCCGGAAATCACCGACCGCTTCGAGTTCTTTATCGGCGGGCGTGAAATCGGTAACGGCTTCTCTGAGCTGAACGATGCGGAAGATCAGGCTGAGCGTTTCGCCCAGCAGGTGAATGCTAAAGATGCCGGTGATGATGAAGCGATGTTCTATGATGAAGATTACGTCACCGCACTTGAACATGGTTTGCCGCCGACTGCCGGTCTGGGCATTGGTATCGACCGTATGGTGATGCTGTTTACTAACAGCCACACCATTCGCGACGTGATCCTGTTCCCGGCGCTGCGTCCAACCAGTAAGTAA
- the prfB gene encoding peptide chain release factor 2 (programmed frameshift) translates to MFEINPVKNRIQDLTERSDVLRGYLDYDAKKERLEEVNAELEQPDVWNDPERAQALGKERSTLEAIVETFDQMTQGLEDVAGLLELAVEADDEDTFNEAVSELDGLEKKLGELEFRRMFSGEYDSADCYIDIQAGSGGTEAQDWASMLVRMYLRWAEAKGFKTEIIEESDGDVAGIKSATLKISGDYAFGWLRTETGVHRLVRKSPFDSGGRRHTSFSSAFIYPEVDDDIDIEINPADLRIDVYRASGAGGQHVNRTESAVRITHIPTNTVTQCQNDRSQHKNKDQAMKQMKAKLYELEMQKKNAEKAALEETKSDIGWGSQIRSYVLDDSRIKDLRTGVETRNTQAVLDGDLDRFIEASLKAGL, encoded by the exons ATGTTTGAAATTAATCCGGTAAAAAACCGTATTCAGGATCTCACGGAGCGCAGCGACGTTCTTCGGGGGTATCTT GACTACGATGCTAAGAAAGAACGCCTCGAAGAAGTAAACGCCGAACTTGAACAGCCTGACGTCTGGAACGATCCAGAGCGTGCGCAAGCGCTGGGCAAAGAGCGTTCAACGTTAGAAGCGATCGTCGAAACCTTCGACCAGATGACGCAAGGCCTGGAAGATGTGGCGGGCCTGCTGGAACTGGCGGTTGAAGCCGACGATGAAGACACCTTTAATGAAGCCGTCAGCGAGCTGGATGGGCTGGAGAAAAAGCTGGGCGAACTGGAATTCCGCCGCATGTTCTCTGGCGAATACGACAGCGCTGACTGCTATATCGATATCCAGGCCGGTTCCGGCGGCACCGAAGCCCAGGACTGGGCCAGCATGCTGGTGCGTATGTACCTGCGCTGGGCGGAAGCCAAAGGCTTTAAAACCGAAATTATTGAAGAGTCTGATGGCGATGTGGCCGGGATTAAATCCGCCACGCTGAAAATCAGCGGCGACTACGCCTTTGGCTGGTTACGTACTGAAACCGGTGTGCATCGCCTGGTGCGTAAAAGCCCGTTTGACTCCGGCGGCCGTCGCCATACTTCATTCAGCTCTGCTTTTATCTATCCTGAAGTGGATGATGATATTGATATCGAAATCAATCCGGCCGATCTGCGTATCGACGTCTATCGCGCATCCGGCGCGGGTGGTCAGCACGTTAACCGGACTGAATCCGCAGTGCGTATTACCCATATCCCGACCAATACCGTGACCCAGTGTCAGAATGACCGTTCTCAGCATAAGAACAAAGATCAGGCAATGAAGCAGATGAAGGCGAAGCTGTACGAGCTGGAAATGCAGAAGAAAAATGCTGAAAAAGCGGCGCTGGAAGAGACTAAGTCAGATATCGGTTGGGGCAGCCAGATTCGTTCTTACGTCCTTGATGATTCACGCATCAAAGATCTGCGTACCGGGGTGGAAACACGTAACACCCAGGCGGTACTGGATGGCGATCTGGATCGATTTATTGAAGCAAGTTTGAAAGCAGGGTTATAA
- the recJ gene encoding single-stranded-DNA-specific exonuclease RecJ, which translates to MNKPTQLRRRQAEDAAQLPAELHPLLRRLYRHRGIRQASELERGAKYLLPFQSLSGIQRAVEILHQALAQHKRIMIVGDFDADGATSTALTVLALRSMGGRNIDYLVPNRFEDGYGLSPEVVEQAAARGAELIVTVDNGISSLAGVVYAHQKGIPVVITDHHLPGETLPAAEAIVNPNLADCEFPSRSLAGVGVAFYLMLALRAHLRDQGWFEQGLAAPNLAELLDLVALGTVADVVPLDANNRILVWQGLSRIRAGKCRPGIRALLEISARDARQLAASDLGFALGPRLNAAGRLDDMSVGVALLLTEDVGQARMLAHELDALNQTRKEIEQGMQAEALSLCDKLERSSEALPLGIAMYHPEWHQGVVGILASRLKERFHRPVIAFAPAGDGTLKGSGRSVSGLHMRDALERIDTLHPGLVLKFGGHAMAAGLSLEEARFTEFSQRFAELVGEWLDADALQGVIWSDGELAAQELTLATAELLREAGPWGQAFPEPIFDGKFKLLQQRLVGERHLKVMIEPLGGGPLLDGIAFNIDTALWPDPSVKQVELAYKLDVNEFRGNRNVQLIIEHLWPL; encoded by the coding sequence GTGAATAAACCAACTCAACTTCGTCGCCGACAGGCGGAGGACGCGGCGCAACTTCCGGCAGAACTTCATCCGCTGTTACGCCGTTTATACCGTCATCGCGGTATCCGGCAGGCCAGTGAGCTGGAGCGCGGTGCAAAATATCTGCTGCCTTTTCAGTCGTTAAGCGGCATTCAGCGCGCGGTGGAAATATTGCATCAGGCGCTGGCGCAGCATAAACGTATTATGATTGTCGGCGATTTTGATGCCGATGGCGCCACCAGTACTGCGCTGACCGTGCTGGCGTTACGTAGTATGGGTGGCCGCAATATCGACTATCTGGTGCCGAACCGTTTCGAAGATGGCTACGGCCTGAGTCCGGAAGTGGTGGAGCAGGCGGCGGCGCGCGGCGCAGAGCTGATCGTCACTGTTGATAATGGTATTTCATCGCTGGCGGGCGTGGTTTACGCCCATCAGAAAGGTATTCCGGTGGTGATTACCGATCACCACCTGCCAGGTGAAACCCTGCCGGCAGCTGAAGCTATCGTTAACCCTAACCTTGCTGACTGCGAATTTCCGTCACGCTCGCTGGCCGGAGTGGGTGTTGCCTTCTATCTGATGCTGGCGCTGCGCGCGCATCTGCGCGATCAGGGCTGGTTTGAACAGGGGCTGGCAGCACCCAATCTTGCCGAACTGCTGGATCTGGTGGCGCTGGGCACCGTGGCCGATGTGGTGCCGCTGGATGCCAATAACCGCATCCTGGTGTGGCAGGGATTGAGCCGTATTCGCGCCGGGAAATGCCGTCCGGGTATTCGCGCGTTGCTGGAGATCTCCGCTCGTGACGCACGGCAGCTGGCCGCCAGCGATCTTGGCTTTGCTCTCGGACCGCGTCTGAATGCCGCCGGACGTCTTGATGATATGTCGGTCGGTGTGGCGTTACTGCTGACGGAAGATGTCGGACAGGCGCGGATGCTGGCGCATGAACTGGATGCGCTGAATCAGACGCGCAAAGAGATTGAGCAGGGCATGCAGGCTGAAGCGCTAAGTTTATGTGACAAGCTGGAGCGCAGCAGCGAAGCGCTGCCGCTCGGCATCGCCATGTATCATCCCGAGTGGCATCAGGGCGTGGTCGGCATTCTGGCCTCGCGGCTGAAAGAGCGTTTTCATCGTCCGGTGATTGCCTTCGCACCTGCCGGTGACGGCACGTTAAAAGGATCCGGACGTTCGGTCTCCGGCCTGCATATGCGTGATGCGCTGGAGCGTATCGATACGCTGCACCCGGGACTGGTGCTGAAGTTTGGTGGTCACGCGATGGCGGCCGGGCTGTCACTGGAAGAGGCGCGCTTTACGGAGTTTAGCCAGCGTTTTGCCGAACTGGTCGGCGAATGGCTGGATGCTGACGCATTGCAGGGCGTGATCTGGTCTGATGGCGAACTGGCGGCGCAGGAGCTGACGCTGGCGACGGCGGAACTGCTGCGTGAAGCTGGCCCGTGGGGACAGGCCTTCCCGGAGCCGATTTTCGATGGCAAATTTAAGTTGCTGCAACAGCGGCTGGTGGGCGAGCGTCATTTAAAAGTGATGATCGAACCGCTCGGCGGCGGCCCGTTGCTGGATGGCATCGCTTTTAATATCGATACCGCACTGTGGCCAGACCCGAGCGTTAAACAGGTTGAACTGGCCTATAAGCTCGACGTAAACGAGTTTCGCGGCAACCGCAATGTGCAGCTGATTATTGAACATCTGTGGCCGTTGTAA
- the dsbC gene encoding bifunctional protein-disulfide isomerase/oxidoreductase DsbC, with protein sequence MKKRFMLISLLIASVTGVAQADDAAIQASLKKLGLQQIEIQPSPLAGTKTVLTESGVLYVSDDGKHFIQGPLYDVSGAQPVNVTNKLLEKKVDALAKEMIVYKAAKEQHVITVFTDITCGYCRKLHEQMADYNALGITVRYLAFPRQGLNSPTEKEMKSIWCAADRNKAFDAAMKGEEVSPIDCKINLDEHYKLGVLYGIQGTPAILLENGMMVPGYQGPKEMKQMLDGQKRGG encoded by the coding sequence ATGAAAAAGCGTTTTATGCTGATATCACTGCTGATTGCGTCAGTGACTGGCGTTGCTCAGGCCGATGATGCGGCCATTCAGGCGTCACTAAAGAAGCTGGGTTTACAGCAAATTGAAATTCAACCTTCGCCACTGGCGGGCACCAAAACCGTATTGACCGAAAGTGGCGTGCTCTATGTTTCTGACGACGGTAAACACTTTATTCAGGGGCCACTGTATGACGTCAGCGGCGCGCAGCCGGTGAATGTCACCAATAAGCTGCTGGAGAAAAAAGTCGACGCGCTGGCGAAAGAGATGATCGTGTATAAGGCGGCGAAAGAGCAGCATGTGATTACCGTCTTTACCGACATCACCTGTGGTTACTGCCGCAAGCTGCATGAGCAGATGGCGGACTATAACGCGCTGGGGATTACCGTGCGTTATCTGGCGTTCCCGCGTCAGGGGCTGAACAGCCCGACGGAAAAAGAGATGAAGTCCATCTGGTGCGCGGCGGATCGCAACAAAGCCTTTGATGCGGCGATGAAAGGCGAAGAAGTGTCGCCAATCGACTGCAAAATCAACCTCGATGAACATTACAAACTCGGCGTGCTGTATGGCATCCAGGGGACGCCTGCCATTCTGCTGGAAAACGGCATGATGGTGCCAGGCTATCAGGGACCGAAAGAGATGAAGCAGATGCTTGATGGTCAGAAGCGTGGTGGTTAA